In a single window of the Bradyrhizobium erythrophlei genome:
- a CDS encoding acyl-CoA dehydrogenase family protein, translating to MATQQAALPGKTDYAPPPIEGDFYRIAAVLTESERALLKRVRKFTEGVVAPVIEDYWSRDEFPFEIVPKMAELGIGGVGYQGYGAAGGSWLLNGLVAMELARVDASVATFWGVHTGLSAGSIYLCGDEQQKQRWLPSMMRFDKIGSFGLTEPLVGSATSGGMMTTCRREGDSWTLNGQKKWIGNSTFADINVIWAREEGSNQVRGFVVAKDNPGFSVEKIKTKMALRVVQNGLITLSDCRVPEADRLQNANSFKDTAKVLRMTRTGVAWFAVGCQMGAYEHALRYATERTQFGRPIGGFQLVQDLLVRMLGNVTSTQAMMLRLAQLQDEGVMRDEHASLAKAFCTVKCRETVGYARELLGGNGILLENHIGRFVADAEAIYSYEGTREMNTLIVGKSITGLSAFV from the coding sequence ATGGCAACTCAGCAGGCGGCATTACCCGGGAAAACGGACTACGCTCCACCTCCAATCGAAGGCGACTTCTACAGGATAGCCGCCGTGCTGACCGAGAGCGAGCGGGCGCTGCTCAAACGTGTTCGCAAGTTCACGGAAGGCGTCGTCGCGCCGGTGATCGAGGATTATTGGAGCCGCGATGAATTCCCCTTCGAGATCGTCCCGAAGATGGCGGAACTCGGTATCGGAGGCGTGGGCTATCAGGGATACGGCGCCGCCGGCGGCAGCTGGCTGCTGAACGGCCTTGTCGCGATGGAGTTGGCGCGTGTCGATGCGTCGGTGGCGACGTTCTGGGGCGTGCACACGGGCCTTTCGGCCGGATCGATCTATCTGTGCGGGGACGAGCAGCAGAAGCAACGCTGGCTACCGTCTATGATGCGCTTCGACAAGATCGGCTCGTTTGGTCTGACGGAGCCGCTAGTGGGGTCGGCGACATCAGGTGGAATGATGACGACATGCCGCCGCGAAGGCGACAGCTGGACCCTCAACGGCCAGAAGAAATGGATCGGCAATTCCACGTTCGCCGATATCAACGTGATCTGGGCACGAGAGGAAGGTTCGAACCAGGTCAGGGGCTTCGTTGTGGCAAAGGACAATCCTGGCTTTTCGGTCGAGAAGATCAAGACCAAGATGGCATTGCGGGTCGTGCAGAACGGGTTGATCACCCTGAGCGACTGTCGCGTTCCCGAGGCCGACCGCTTGCAGAACGCCAACTCGTTCAAGGATACCGCCAAGGTTCTCAGGATGACGCGTACCGGCGTGGCGTGGTTCGCCGTAGGCTGCCAGATGGGAGCATACGAGCATGCGCTCCGCTATGCGACGGAGCGGACGCAATTCGGGAGGCCTATCGGCGGATTCCAGCTCGTCCAAGATCTGCTGGTGCGCATGCTTGGCAACGTCACATCAACCCAGGCAATGATGCTCCGCCTTGCGCAACTTCAAGACGAAGGCGTGATGCGCGATGAGCACGCGTCGCTCGCGAAAGCGTTCTGCACGGTCAAATGCCGAGAAACCGTCGGCTATGCGCGCGAGTTGCTGGGCGGCAACGGCATCCTGCTCGAGAACCACATCGGACGCTTCGTGGCCGATGCCGAAGCGATCTATTCCTATGAGGGCACAAGGGAGATGAACACGCTGATCGTCGGCAAGTCTATCACGGGATTGAGTGCCTTCGTATGA
- the phaZ gene encoding poly(3-hydroxyalkanoate) depolymerase, whose translation MRQIEVDGQLLQVAIRHNSGQQPPLLLFNGIGANWELAKPFLEALTSTTAIIFDVPGIGGSPRPLLPYRPSTLARLGAALVAELDYTEIDVAGVSWGGGIAQQFAHQYPKLCRRLVLAATAPGFTMVPASPSVLWKMATPRRYTDKDYMNRIAADIYGGAFRHDPSLIGGHAAAMHGARNLGYLYQLVAMSGWTSLPWLWLLPQPTLVLMGRDDPLVPPINGQILAGLIPNAELRMIEDGHLFIVTRPAETAAIIEAFLADASRHVEPSSPLSRVANLVRGLVSTFGERRDVQAQREGEK comes from the coding sequence GTGCGGCAAATCGAGGTCGACGGGCAGTTGCTCCAGGTTGCCATCAGGCACAACAGCGGCCAGCAGCCGCCGTTGTTGCTGTTCAACGGGATCGGCGCCAACTGGGAGTTGGCGAAGCCCTTCCTCGAAGCACTCACCAGTACGACGGCGATCATCTTTGACGTGCCTGGCATCGGCGGTTCGCCCAGGCCGCTCTTGCCGTATCGCCCATCGACGCTGGCGCGGCTTGGCGCCGCTCTCGTTGCGGAGCTAGACTACACGGAGATCGATGTCGCCGGCGTGTCCTGGGGCGGTGGAATCGCGCAGCAGTTCGCGCATCAATATCCAAAGCTGTGCCGGCGGCTGGTGCTCGCCGCGACCGCACCCGGTTTCACGATGGTGCCGGCAAGCCCATCTGTGTTGTGGAAAATGGCGACGCCGCGCCGCTACACCGACAAGGACTACATGAACAGGATAGCGGCGGATATCTACGGAGGCGCCTTTCGCCACGACCCATCCTTGATCGGCGGCCATGCGGCCGCGATGCATGGCGCTCGCAACCTGGGCTATCTGTATCAGCTTGTCGCGATGAGCGGCTGGACCAGTCTGCCGTGGCTGTGGTTGCTGCCGCAGCCGACGCTCGTTCTGATGGGCCGCGACGATCCACTGGTCCCTCCGATCAATGGCCAAATTCTAGCGGGCCTGATCCCGAACGCCGAGCTCCGGATGATCGAGGACGGGCACCTGTTCATCGTGACGCGGCCGGCGGAAACCGCCGCTATAATCGAGGCATTTCTGGCTGACGCGAGCAGGCATGTCGAGCCATCATCTCCGCTCTCCCGAGTGGCCAATTTGGTCAGAGGTCTCGTTTCGACGTTCGGAGAACGCCGCGATGTCCAGGCGCAGCGAGAAGGGGAGAAATGA
- a CDS encoding DUF2778 domain-containing protein, which yields MAYIALKAGKVPLGRGTISSATIPLAIAAFALASGVAAAWIGDLDPVAWVANSAAPKDIAASFDDRFSVASAPDLSTAIPPRLLVRSLSSELETKFQQAKGRLAQKLQSQDWRVAVLEQPGTEQTSAEETTTSKPAVEETTPSGVAAVPIPRSRPVEANLELQSGPPAAQPPATAQSNDRTLLQKLSDLLPGRITLASLAPDGGLLANRPNLSSLGYDSLTAVYDISARTVYMPDGSKLEAHSGFGSLMDDPAHVNERMVGATPPNVYELKPREQLFHGVQALRMIPVGDNSTLGRSGLLAHSYMLGPNGDSNGCVSIKYYEKFLKAFSDGEIKHLVVVPSLSDAISASRRSTSQS from the coding sequence ATGGCCTACATCGCATTGAAGGCCGGGAAGGTTCCGTTGGGTCGTGGCACCATATCCAGCGCCACGATTCCTTTGGCTATTGCGGCTTTCGCATTGGCGTCGGGAGTGGCGGCGGCCTGGATCGGCGATCTCGATCCGGTTGCCTGGGTCGCAAATTCCGCTGCTCCGAAAGATATCGCCGCATCGTTCGATGACCGGTTCTCGGTGGCTTCGGCGCCCGATTTGTCCACGGCCATCCCGCCGCGTTTGCTGGTTCGATCCTTGTCGTCAGAATTGGAGACCAAATTTCAACAGGCGAAAGGCCGTCTCGCCCAAAAACTGCAATCTCAGGACTGGCGGGTAGCCGTTCTCGAGCAACCGGGCACCGAGCAAACGAGCGCCGAGGAAACAACCACCAGCAAACCGGCTGTCGAGGAGACAACGCCATCGGGCGTCGCTGCCGTTCCCATTCCCAGGTCTCGTCCGGTTGAGGCGAATCTCGAATTACAGTCCGGGCCCCCTGCGGCTCAGCCTCCTGCTACGGCTCAGTCCAACGATCGTACGCTGCTGCAGAAGCTTTCCGATCTGCTTCCGGGGCGTATAACACTCGCGTCGCTGGCTCCCGATGGCGGGCTGCTCGCGAATCGGCCGAACCTCTCGTCTCTTGGCTACGACAGCCTCACCGCCGTCTATGACATCTCTGCGCGTACCGTTTACATGCCGGATGGATCAAAACTGGAGGCGCATTCAGGATTCGGCAGTCTGATGGACGATCCAGCACACGTGAACGAGCGAATGGTCGGTGCAACGCCGCCAAATGTGTATGAATTGAAACCTCGCGAACAACTGTTTCACGGCGTCCAGGCGCTCCGCATGATCCCGGTCGGTGACAACAGCACGCTCGGGCGGTCCGGATTGCTCGCGCACAGTTATATGCTTGGCCCCAACGGCGATTCCAACGGCTGTGTGTCGATCAAGTACTATGAGAAGTTTCTAAAAGCGTTCTCGGACGGCGAGATCAAGCACCTCGTCGTTGTGCCAAGCCTCAGCGATGCGATATCAGCATCGCGGCGGTCAACCTCACAATCATGA
- a CDS encoding MaoC family dehydratase, translated as MSNLTLAGLGERVGHELGLSDWVTIDQPRIDTFASCTGDRQWIHIDVERAKRESPFRAPIAHGYLTLAMVAPLAMQVGVIPSDAAAGLNYGIDKVRFLTPVPAGARVRLRVVLVGIEPREGGQVVMKTLNTMEVEGSEKPALIAETLALLIPAAGVRQ; from the coding sequence GTGAGCAACCTCACCCTTGCCGGCTTGGGCGAAAGAGTTGGGCATGAACTCGGACTTTCCGATTGGGTCACGATAGATCAGCCACGCATCGACACGTTTGCTTCCTGCACCGGCGATCGCCAATGGATTCATATCGACGTTGAAAGGGCGAAGCGGGAAAGCCCTTTCCGCGCTCCGATCGCGCATGGCTATCTGACGCTGGCGATGGTGGCGCCGCTGGCGATGCAGGTCGGCGTCATCCCGAGTGATGCCGCGGCCGGGCTGAATTACGGGATCGACAAGGTCCGCTTTCTAACACCGGTGCCGGCTGGCGCGCGCGTGAGGCTGCGCGTCGTGCTCGTCGGGATCGAACCGAGGGAAGGCGGGCAGGTGGTCATGAAGACCCTGAACACAATGGAAGTCGAGGGATCGGAAAAGCCAGCGTTGATTGCCGAAACGCTGGCGCTCCTGATTCCCGCAGCGGGAGTGCGGCAATGA
- a CDS encoding alpha/beta fold hydrolase, producing MSTESREPIPLMEGISEDASRNTLALNPLVGIRGQDLVESAGILFKAIVNEPKVATEQWLSFLSELGSIVAGKSERAPKSGDRRFSDAAWKESALHGGMLKAYLAWGDAVSGFVDKTSLSDIDKTRAHLVTEILIDAVAPTNSMLTNPAAVRKFLDTGGRSLWYGLKNYFDDLAKNGGMPSMVDESAFKVGETLATTPGGVVFRNELLELIQYTPTTPNVRKRPLVITPPQINKYYALDLSPDKSLVRFLLDNGIQVFCVSWRNPTAAHREWGLDTYIAALDEAVDVARDVTASDDISMMGSCSGGITSTAYFATLGSAGQQKIRNMVLAVCLLDPNTADESAFGCLMTPETMHAAKEFSRVRGMVDGHELARMFAWMRPNDLIWNYWVNNYLLGNQPPAFDILYWNADTTRLPAGLHGDYLDLYFTNPFVNAGKLTLNGKTIDMSRIKADSYVIAGVTDHITPWKGVHKTAQIMGEGTTFVLSNSGHLQSLLNPPTNPKASFMIGTVHPSGPDAFVAAAEKRKGSWWLDWRDWLHARSGDEVAAPASLGSERHPILAAAPGTYVFD from the coding sequence ATGAGCACGGAATCTCGCGAACCGATCCCGCTCATGGAAGGGATCTCCGAAGACGCATCCCGAAATACGCTGGCGCTCAATCCACTTGTCGGTATCCGGGGTCAGGATCTGGTCGAGAGCGCCGGCATCCTGTTCAAGGCTATCGTCAACGAGCCGAAGGTCGCTACCGAGCAGTGGCTCTCCTTTCTCAGTGAACTCGGCTCCATCGTCGCCGGTAAGTCGGAGCGTGCGCCGAAGTCGGGCGACAGGCGCTTCTCAGATGCCGCGTGGAAGGAGAGTGCGCTGCACGGCGGGATGCTCAAGGCCTATCTTGCCTGGGGTGACGCAGTCAGCGGCTTCGTCGACAAGACGAGCCTGAGCGACATCGACAAGACGCGGGCGCATCTGGTCACGGAAATCCTGATCGATGCAGTGGCTCCGACCAATTCCATGCTGACCAACCCAGCGGCGGTGCGCAAATTCCTGGATACCGGCGGCCGAAGCCTGTGGTACGGGCTGAAGAACTACTTCGATGATCTCGCCAAAAACGGCGGCATGCCGTCGATGGTGGATGAGAGTGCCTTCAAGGTCGGCGAAACATTGGCGACCACGCCGGGCGGGGTGGTCTTCCGCAACGAATTACTGGAGTTGATACAGTATACGCCGACGACGCCGAATGTGAGAAAGCGGCCGCTGGTCATCACCCCGCCGCAGATCAACAAATATTACGCGTTGGATTTGTCGCCCGACAAAAGTTTGGTTCGCTTCCTGCTCGACAACGGGATCCAGGTGTTCTGCGTCAGCTGGCGCAATCCCACCGCTGCGCACCGAGAATGGGGGCTCGATACCTATATCGCAGCGCTTGATGAGGCTGTCGATGTCGCGCGGGACGTGACCGCTAGCGACGATATCTCGATGATGGGGTCGTGTTCCGGAGGCATCACCTCGACGGCTTATTTCGCGACGCTTGGAAGCGCGGGGCAACAGAAGATCAGGAATATGGTACTCGCGGTCTGCCTGCTCGATCCGAACACGGCCGACGAGAGCGCGTTCGGCTGCCTGATGACGCCGGAGACAATGCACGCGGCCAAGGAATTCTCCCGGGTGCGCGGCATGGTCGACGGCCACGAACTGGCGCGGATGTTCGCGTGGATGAGGCCGAACGACTTGATCTGGAACTACTGGGTCAACAACTACCTGCTCGGCAATCAGCCACCGGCCTTCGATATCCTGTACTGGAATGCCGACACGACCCGACTTCCGGCCGGTCTGCACGGCGATTACCTCGATCTCTATTTCACGAACCCGTTCGTCAACGCCGGAAAGCTCACGTTGAACGGTAAGACGATCGACATGAGCAGGATCAAGGCCGACAGTTACGTGATCGCCGGCGTGACCGACCACATCACGCCCTGGAAAGGCGTGCACAAGACCGCGCAGATCATGGGCGAGGGGACGACCTTCGTGCTTTCGAACAGCGGCCATCTCCAGAGCCTCCTCAACCCGCCGACCAATCCGAAGGCCTCCTTCATGATCGGGACGGTCCATCCATCCGGTCCAGACGCATTCGTGGCCGCAGCCGAGAAGCGAAAAGGAAGCTGGTGGCTCGATTGGCGAGATTGGCTGCACGCACGGTCAGGCGATGAGGTTGCGGCGCCCGCGTCGCTAGGTAGCGAACGCCATCCCATCCTTGCTGCAGCTCCGGGGACTTACGTCTTTGACTGA